GAAGGTTGAAGGTCcacagctacaccatttgctgatgacatcgtattGATAACACCTaacatcagccaagcggaacgaatgctgaccgaattcgacgaaacatgtggatgcataggtcttcagctgaatctgcaaaagacgatgttcatgcggaacggatggatctcggatgccccattcacgctcagcggaacgaacatatccggaTGCACCAGTTACGTTTATCTGGGCCGGGAATTGagcatgatgaacgacctaaCCCTCGAGCTGGGCAGGAAGACACgggcggcttggggagcgtataagagcatcgaacacccggctccgtgctcacctcttcaacaccaccgtactccctgctttgacctacgcttcggaaacctggacatttcgcaagcaggaagagaacgcggtgagcgtcattgaacgcgcaactGAGAGTGacgctaggagtatcccgtttcgcGCAAGTGAAGGACGAGATTCTCTCCTACGCCAGCGAtagaagattagagacgccgccgcctttgccaaggaaagtaaaataaggtgggccggacacctgatgcgctttaacgacaaccgttggatcagggccgtgagcgactgggttccccgcgatattaagcgcactacaggaagaccgccgacccgatggtcagatttcttcacgatgtccttctaagaaaattatgatgttcttcgtgtcccacgcgaaaggaggaaccactgggcgactctcgCACGCGATCGAGACAAATTACTGAATTACTGGCgtccgctcgaccagttcgaaaatcaacgggagtcaaggtgatggAGGTGATTTAATTCCACAGtcgtagacaaaaaaaaagcgaaagtcATTCCTCCGCAAATACAGTCGTCACACGGCTATGTCACTTGAAGGTGACAGTTTTCAGAATAGGTTGACTTCAGTTCATGACACCGTGAAGGATTATCTCAATATTCGTCCTTTCATGCTGAAGTAAGCCCACACCAAAATCATCGATTAGAAGTgaattgtttgaagaaaaaagaaacaaagagacACTGCTGGTCGCTAGTGATTGTCGAGTTCTCCTAACGGATGATGTAGCATTCAGTGTGAAGCGATCCAATCAGTTAAAACATCGGCTGCACTTCTCTTAAGAAACGTTCTTCAAAGTCTGAACGTTTAATCACTAATCACAGTTCTTCTCGCTGTTGTGAAGATGCGAATAGGATCGAATAGGATCTAATCTAAATCTACCACCTTCAGGACATCGAgggttttcgagaaaaaaaaaggcaaaatcaGCGCTAAACTCCACATTACCGAGATTCTTTGGAAGAAAGTTAACTAGTTAGTTAAGATTCACAGTGCCAAAGTCACTTCGGCTTCATTCAGGAGCCACTTATTATGCCCAAAAGAAAGTGCTACTATTAGACTTATTTCCTATTCCCtacaaaaaaacttctttataCGTGGTCTCTTTTTATACATCTTCGGAAGGAAATATGAAGGGCACAACTCCAAAACGGTGACGCCATTGTAAGTATTTGGAACAAATGACTGACAAATTCCACCAAAATCAATATTCTTGTGACAAGATCACTGGCAAGTTAAATCAAACTCTTTTGCTTCACTCAGCGCCCCCATAAAGATACGATATATAGAAAGTACTAGCTTTGAATTTCTTCGTTCTAGGTCATTGAACTCATGCGCACTTCTACTGAGATTATCAGAACTGtcaaaaatgacgaaaaacaTACTTTCTCGAGTGCGCCTACAA
This window of the Necator americanus strain Aroian chromosome III, whole genome shotgun sequence genome carries:
- a CDS encoding hypothetical protein (NECATOR_CHRIII.G8881.T1); protein product: MLTEFDETCGCIGLQLNLQKTMFMRNGWISDAPFTLSGTNISGCTSYVYLGRELSMMNDLTLELGRKTRAAWGAYKSIEHPAPCSPLQHHRTPCFDLRFGNLDISQAGRERGERH